In one Polaribacter sp. ALD11 genomic region, the following are encoded:
- a CDS encoding 3-hydroxyacyl-CoA dehydrogenase/enoyl-CoA hydratase family protein, with protein MTRRIKKVAIIGSGIMGSGIACHFANIGVEVLLLDIVPRELTDKEKAKGLTLEDKVVRNRLVNDALTASLKSKPSPIYHQKFANRITTGNLEDDIAKVADVDWIMEVVVERLDIKKIVFEKLEKYRTPGTIISSNTSGIPIQFMNEGRSEDFQKHFAVTHFFNPPRYLKLFEVVPGPDCKQEVTDFLMMYGEKFLGKTSVLAKDTPAFIGNRVGIFGIQSLFHQVKELGLTVEEVDKLTGPVIGRPKSATFRTVDVVGLDTLVHVANGIYENCPNDEAHELFKLPGFINTMMENKWLGSKTGQGFYKKSVDANGKKEILTLDLDTLEYRPSKKAKFATLELTKTIDKPIDRFKVLVGGKDKAGEFYRKNFAAMFAYVQNRIPEISDELYKIDDAMKAGFGWENGPFEIWDAVGVEEGIELMKAEGAAPATWVTEMLAAGSKSFYTVKEGATYFYDVPSKSQTKKPGQESFIILDNIRKTTEVFKNSGVSVQDIGDGILNVEFQSKMNTIGGDVLAGLNKAIDLAEKDFQGLVVGNQAPNFSVGANIGMIFMMAVEQEYEELNYAIKYFQDTMMRMRYSSIPTISAPHGMALGGGCEISLHADKVVAAAETYMGLVEFGVGVIPGGGGSKEMALRASDLFHKGDVELNILQENFLTIGMAKVSTSAYEAFDLGLLQKGKDVVVVNKERQIATAKAHAKLMAESGYTQPVTRKDVKVLGKQALGMFLVGTDAMQDSNYISEHDMKIANKLAYVMAGGDLSEPTLVTEQYLLDLEREAFLSLCTERKTLERIQSMLKTGKPLRN; from the coding sequence ATGACTAGAAGAATTAAAAAAGTAGCAATTATTGGTTCCGGAATTATGGGAAGTGGTATTGCTTGTCATTTTGCTAATATTGGTGTAGAAGTTCTTTTATTGGACATAGTTCCAAGAGAATTAACTGACAAAGAAAAAGCAAAAGGACTAACGTTAGAAGACAAAGTTGTTAGAAATCGTTTAGTAAATGATGCATTAACAGCTTCTTTAAAATCGAAACCTTCACCTATTTATCATCAAAAATTTGCAAACAGAATTACCACAGGTAATTTAGAGGATGATATTGCAAAAGTTGCGGATGTAGATTGGATTATGGAAGTTGTCGTTGAAAGACTAGATATTAAAAAAATTGTTTTTGAAAAACTAGAGAAATATAGAACTCCAGGAACAATAATATCTTCAAACACTTCTGGTATTCCTATTCAGTTTATGAATGAAGGAAGAAGTGAAGATTTTCAAAAGCATTTTGCGGTAACTCACTTTTTTAATCCTCCAAGATATTTAAAACTTTTTGAAGTGGTTCCTGGGCCAGATTGTAAACAAGAAGTTACAGATTTCTTAATGATGTATGGTGAAAAATTCTTAGGCAAAACTTCTGTTTTAGCAAAAGATACACCTGCATTTATAGGGAATAGAGTTGGTATCTTCGGAATCCAATCTTTATTTCATCAAGTAAAAGAATTAGGTTTAACAGTTGAAGAGGTAGACAAATTAACAGGACCTGTAATAGGTAGACCAAAATCGGCTACTTTTAGAACGGTAGATGTTGTTGGTTTAGATACGTTGGTGCACGTTGCAAACGGAATCTACGAAAACTGCCCTAACGACGAAGCACATGAACTTTTCAAGTTACCAGGTTTCATCAATACCATGATGGAAAACAAATGGTTGGGAAGTAAAACAGGGCAAGGTTTTTATAAAAAATCTGTGGACGCAAACGGTAAAAAAGAAATTTTAACATTAGACTTAGATACTTTAGAATATCGTCCTTCTAAAAAAGCAAAATTCGCAACTTTAGAATTAACAAAAACAATAGACAAACCAATAGATCGTTTTAAAGTATTAGTTGGCGGAAAAGATAAAGCTGGTGAATTCTATAGAAAGAACTTCGCAGCCATGTTTGCGTATGTTCAAAATAGAATTCCAGAAATTTCTGATGAATTGTATAAGATTGATGATGCTATGAAAGCTGGTTTTGGTTGGGAAAACGGACCTTTCGAAATTTGGGATGCTGTTGGTGTAGAAGAAGGTATCGAATTAATGAAAGCTGAAGGCGCTGCACCTGCTACTTGGGTAACAGAAATGTTAGCTGCTGGTTCTAAATCTTTTTACACTGTAAAAGAAGGCGCAACTTATTTTTATGACGTTCCTTCTAAATCTCAAACAAAGAAACCTGGACAAGAATCATTCATCATTTTAGATAATATTAGAAAAACAACTGAAGTTTTCAAAAACTCAGGAGTTTCTGTTCAAGATATTGGAGACGGAATTTTAAATGTAGAGTTCCAATCTAAAATGAATACCATTGGTGGTGATGTTTTGGCTGGTTTAAATAAAGCCATTGATTTAGCCGAAAAAGATTTTCAAGGATTGGTTGTTGGTAACCAAGCACCAAACTTTTCTGTTGGGGCAAATATTGGTATGATTTTTATGATGGCTGTAGAGCAAGAATATGAAGAATTAAATTATGCTATTAAATATTTTCAAGACACCATGATGCGCATGCGTTATTCATCAATACCAACTATTTCTGCTCCGCATGGAATGGCTTTAGGCGGTGGTTGTGAAATTTCTTTACACGCAGATAAAGTAGTTGCAGCAGCAGAAACTTATATGGGATTAGTCGAATTTGGAGTTGGTGTAATTCCTGGTGGTGGTGGTTCTAAAGAAATGGCTTTAAGAGCATCAGACCTTTTTCATAAAGGAGATGTTGAATTAAACATTTTACAAGAAAACTTCTTAACCATTGGTATGGCAAAAGTATCTACTTCTGCTTATGAAGCATTCGATTTAGGCTTACTTCAAAAAGGAAAAGATGTTGTTGTAGTGAATAAAGAAAGACAAATTGCTACAGCAAAAGCACATGCAAAATTAATGGCAGAAAGTGGTTATACACAACCTGTAACTCGAAAAGACGTAAAAGTATTAGGGAAACAAGCTTTAGGAATGTTTTTAGTTGGAACAGATGCAATGCAAGATAGTAACTACATTTCTGAACATGATATGAAAATCGCCAATAAACTAGCATATGTAATGGCTGGTGGAGATTTATCTGAACCAACATTGGTTACTGAACAATACTTATTAGATTTAGAAAGAGAAGCGTTTTTATCACTTTGTACAGAGCGTAAAACGTTAGAACGTATTCAATCGATGTTAAAAACTGGGAAACCATTAAGAAACTAA
- a CDS encoding acetyl-CoA C-acyltransferase — MKTAYIVKAYRTAVAKAPKGVFRFKRADELGAETIQHMMKELPNLDVKRIDDVIVGNAMPEGAQGLNMARFISLIGLNSVDVPGVTVNRFCSSGLETIAMAAAKIQAGMASCIIAGGAESMSSVPMTGFKPELNYDTVKDGHADYYWGMGNTAEAVAKQFKVSREDQDEFAFNSHMKALRAQAENRFQDQIVPINVEETYLGADGKKATRNYTVNKDEGPRAGTSKEALAKLRAVFAAGGSVTAGNSSQMSDGAAFVMVMSEEMVKELNLEPIARVVNYAAAGVEPRIMGIGPVAAIPKVLKQAGLQQSDIELIELNEAFASQSLAVMRELNLNQEIVNVNGGAIALGHPLGCTGAKLSVQLFDEMRKRDLKNKYGMVTMCVGTGQGAAGVFEFLS, encoded by the coding sequence ATGAAAACAGCATATATAGTAAAAGCATATAGAACTGCAGTTGCAAAAGCTCCAAAAGGTGTTTTTCGCTTTAAACGTGCAGACGAGTTAGGTGCAGAAACCATTCAGCACATGATGAAAGAATTACCGAATTTAGACGTAAAACGTATTGATGACGTAATTGTAGGAAACGCAATGCCAGAAGGCGCACAAGGGTTAAACATGGCGCGTTTTATCTCTTTAATAGGTTTAAATTCTGTGGATGTTCCTGGAGTTACTGTAAATAGATTTTGTTCATCTGGACTAGAAACAATTGCAATGGCAGCCGCTAAAATTCAAGCAGGAATGGCAAGTTGTATTATTGCAGGTGGTGCAGAAAGTATGAGTTCTGTTCCAATGACTGGTTTTAAACCAGAATTGAATTATGATACAGTAAAAGATGGTCATGCAGATTATTACTGGGGAATGGGAAATACTGCGGAAGCTGTTGCCAAACAGTTTAAAGTTTCTAGAGAAGACCAAGATGAATTTGCTTTTAATTCTCACATGAAAGCTTTAAGAGCGCAAGCAGAAAATCGTTTTCAAGATCAAATAGTTCCTATTAATGTTGAAGAAACGTACTTAGGTGCTGATGGAAAAAAAGCTACAAGAAACTACACCGTAAATAAAGATGAAGGGCCAAGAGCAGGAACTTCAAAAGAAGCGTTAGCCAAACTTCGTGCAGTTTTTGCAGCTGGAGGAAGTGTAACTGCTGGAAACTCATCACAAATGAGTGATGGTGCAGCTTTTGTAATGGTAATGAGTGAAGAAATGGTGAAAGAATTAAATCTAGAACCAATTGCAAGAGTCGTAAATTATGCTGCAGCTGGTGTAGAACCAAGAATTATGGGAATTGGACCTGTTGCTGCGATTCCGAAGGTTTTAAAGCAAGCAGGTTTACAACAAAGCGATATTGAGTTAATTGAATTGAATGAAGCTTTTGCTTCTCAATCTTTGGCAGTTATGCGTGAGTTGAATTTGAATCAAGAAATTGTGAATGTAAATGGTGGTGCCATTGCATTAGGGCATCCGTTAGGTTGTACAGGTGCAAAATTATCTGTGCAGTTATTTGATGAAATGCGCAAAAGAGATCTGAAAAATAAATACGGAATGGTAACTATGTGTGTTGGAACAGGACAGGGTGCTGCTGGTGTATTTGAATTTCTTTCATAA
- a CDS encoding acyl-CoA dehydrogenase family protein has product MSELLRGGQFLVKETNCEDVFTPEDFTEEQQMMKEAVMEFNDREIIPHKARFEAKDYALTEEVMRKAGELGFLGVAVPEEYGGLGMGFVSTLLTCDYISSGTGSFSTAFGAHTGIGTMPITLYGTEEQKQKYVPKLATGEWFGAYCLTEPGAGSDANSGKTTAELSADGKSYKINGQKMWISNAGFCRLMIVFARIENDKNITGFIVEFDKENPNGITLGEEEHKLGIRASSTRQVFFNDTVVSTENMLAGRGEGFKIAMNALNVGRIKLAGACLDSQRRIINYAVQYANERKQFKTPIADFGAIKVKLAEMAANAYVGESATYRAAKNIEDRIAMRVEAGNTHQEAELKGVEEYAIECSILKVAVSEDVQSCADEGIQIFGGMGFSEETPMESAWRDARIARIYEGTNEINRMLSVGMLIKKAMKGHVDLLGPATEVANSLMGIPSFDTPDYSELFSEEKHMIAKLKKTFLMVAGAALQKYGQEIDEHQQLLIAASDILIEIYMAESAILRTEKNVKRTSKEAQSVQIAMSKLYLYHAVDIIEEKGKESIISFAEGDEQRMMLMGLKRFTKYTNYPDIVDLRNEIAEKVKAENKYCF; this is encoded by the coding sequence ATGTCAGAATTATTAAGAGGTGGTCAGTTTCTTGTAAAAGAAACAAATTGCGAAGATGTGTTTACTCCAGAAGACTTTACAGAGGAGCAACAAATGATGAAAGAAGCAGTGATGGAATTTAATGACAGAGAAATCATTCCTCACAAAGCACGTTTCGAAGCTAAAGATTATGCTTTAACTGAAGAAGTGATGCGTAAAGCTGGTGAATTAGGTTTCTTAGGCGTTGCTGTTCCTGAAGAATATGGAGGACTAGGAATGGGATTTGTTTCTACCTTATTAACTTGTGATTATATTTCAAGTGGTACAGGTTCGTTTAGTACTGCTTTTGGTGCGCATACAGGAATTGGTACCATGCCAATTACTTTATATGGAACCGAAGAACAAAAACAAAAATACGTTCCTAAACTAGCTACAGGTGAGTGGTTTGGTGCATATTGTTTAACCGAACCAGGAGCTGGTTCTGATGCAAATTCAGGAAAGACAACTGCAGAACTTTCTGCGGATGGAAAATCTTATAAGATTAACGGTCAAAAAATGTGGATTTCTAACGCAGGTTTTTGTCGCTTAATGATTGTTTTTGCTAGAATAGAAAATGATAAAAACATTACTGGTTTTATCGTTGAATTCGATAAAGAAAATCCGAATGGAATTACTTTAGGTGAAGAAGAACATAAATTAGGGATTAGAGCTTCTTCGACAAGACAAGTGTTTTTTAACGATACAGTTGTATCTACAGAAAACATGTTAGCTGGTCGTGGAGAAGGTTTTAAAATTGCAATGAACGCTTTAAATGTAGGACGTATTAAGTTAGCGGGAGCCTGTTTAGACTCTCAGCGTAGAATTATAAATTACGCTGTACAATATGCTAATGAGCGTAAACAATTTAAAACTCCTATTGCAGATTTTGGTGCAATTAAAGTAAAATTAGCGGAAATGGCTGCCAATGCTTACGTTGGTGAATCTGCTACCTATAGAGCTGCAAAAAATATCGAAGATAGAATTGCAATGAGAGTTGAAGCTGGTAACACACACCAAGAAGCAGAACTAAAAGGGGTTGAAGAATATGCTATTGAATGTTCTATTTTAAAAGTTGCTGTTTCTGAAGATGTACAAAGTTGTGCAGATGAAGGAATTCAGATTTTTGGTGGAATGGGATTCTCTGAGGAAACGCCTATGGAATCTGCTTGGAGAGATGCGAGAATTGCTCGTATTTACGAAGGAACGAACGAAATTAACAGAATGCTTTCTGTAGGTATGCTAATTAAAAAAGCAATGAAAGGTCATGTAGACTTATTAGGGCCTGCAACAGAAGTAGCAAATAGTTTAATGGGGATTCCTTCTTTTGATACGCCAGATTATTCTGAATTATTTTCTGAAGAAAAGCACATGATTGCAAAATTGAAGAAAACATTTTTAATGGTTGCAGGTGCAGCACTTCAAAAATATGGTCAAGAAATAGACGAACATCAACAGTTATTAATTGCAGCTTCAGATATTTTAATTGAAATTTACATGGCAGAATCTGCTATTTTAAGAACTGAGAAGAATGTAAAACGTACTAGTAAAGAAGCGCAATCTGTACAAATTGCAATGTCTAAATTATACTTGTATCATGCAGTAGATATTATTGAAGAAAAAGGGAAAGAAAGTATTATTTCTTTCGCCGAAGGTGATGAGCAACGTATGATGTTAATGGGCTTAAAACGTTTTACTAAATACACAAACTACCCAGATATTGTAGATTTACGTAACGAAATCGCAGAAAAAGTAAAAGCAGAAAATAAATACTGTTTTTAA
- a CDS encoding M20/M25/M40 family metallo-hydrolase: MKTNFLFILSFLILMSSCKSSEKNKIDEKMMLKAVKFLASDSLEGRGFSKPGNYEAAKFIDNKFNELGLEPFLGGSFTQQFKYQFSGKKRQRMFPLKDSIANLSNTGDTLVIGGNVIGKISGKIKKTIVITGHLDHLGIKNGKIYNGADDDASGTAALFAIAKYFKQHSPKHTLVFAAVDAEEIGSLGADYFLKNYPNKENIVLNINMDMIANNNKQQLYASGLFHYPQLKQPLENITSPITLLFGHDNPDDKNLDDWTFSSDHRIFHKEKIPFIYFGVEDHKDYHKPTDTFENMNQEFYVDAVKLIVQAIENYDSYLN, translated from the coding sequence ATGAAAACTAATTTTTTATTTATTTTATCTTTTTTAATATTAATGTCAAGCTGCAAATCATCAGAAAAAAATAAAATTGATGAGAAAATGATGTTAAAAGCTGTAAAATTTTTAGCAAGTGACTCTTTAGAAGGAAGAGGGTTTTCTAAGCCTGGAAACTACGAAGCGGCTAAGTTTATTGACAATAAGTTTAATGAACTAGGTTTAGAACCTTTCTTAGGTGGTTCTTTTACACAACAATTTAAATACCAATTCTCTGGTAAAAAAAGACAACGAATGTTCCCTTTAAAGGACTCTATTGCTAACCTTTCAAATACTGGGGATACCTTAGTTATTGGTGGAAATGTAATTGGAAAAATTTCAGGAAAAATCAAAAAAACAATTGTAATTACTGGTCATTTAGATCATCTAGGAATTAAAAATGGTAAAATATACAATGGTGCAGATGATGATGCTTCTGGTACAGCTGCTTTATTTGCGATTGCTAAATACTTTAAGCAGCATTCACCTAAGCATACGCTAGTTTTCGCTGCTGTTGATGCAGAAGAAATTGGTTCTTTGGGAGCAGATTATTTTTTAAAAAATTATCCTAACAAAGAAAATATTGTTTTAAACATTAATATGGACATGATTGCAAATAACAATAAGCAACAATTATATGCTTCTGGTTTGTTTCATTACCCACAATTAAAACAACCTTTAGAAAATATAACATCTCCAATTACATTATTGTTTGGTCATGACAATCCTGATGATAAAAACTTAGATGATTGGACGTTTTCTTCCGACCACAGAATCTTTCATAAAGAGAAAATACCTTTTATTTATTTTGGAGTGGAAGATCACAAAGATTATCACAAACCAACAGATACTTTTGAGAACATGAATCAAGAATTTTATGTTGATGCTGTAAAACTAATTGTTCAAGCGATCGAAAATTATGATTCTTATTTAAATTAA
- a CDS encoding KTSC domain-containing protein yields MKRIKEYKKLFKVEGPINLKELKTAYRGLVKEWHPDKFQEQEKKDEADVMSTQIIDGYHFLVSIAPETKEANLDAYKTTITESQVADWHHKSMLLEVTFTDGNKYEYFGVSKILFGKFVNAKSMNNFGKRNIFNSFTYRKSMKASATV; encoded by the coding sequence ATGAAACGTATTAAAGAATATAAAAAACTTTTTAAAGTAGAAGGTCCAATTAATTTAAAAGAATTAAAAACGGCTTACAGAGGTTTAGTAAAAGAATGGCATCCAGATAAATTTCAAGAACAAGAAAAAAAGGATGAAGCAGATGTTATGAGTACTCAAATTATAGATGGGTATCATTTCTTAGTTAGCATCGCCCCAGAAACAAAAGAAGCTAACTTAGACGCTTATAAAACAACAATAACAGAATCTCAAGTTGCAGATTGGCATCATAAAAGTATGTTATTAGAAGTTACTTTTACAGACGGAAATAAATACGAATACTTTGGTGTTAGTAAAATTCTTTTCGGAAAATTTGTAAATGCAAAATCTATGAATAATTTTGGTAAGAGAAATATTTTTAATTCTTTTACTTACAGAAAATCTATGAAAGCTTCTGCTACAGTTTAA
- the trxB gene encoding thioredoxin-disulfide reductase, producing the protein MSDTIEKIKCLIIGSGPAGYTAAIYAARADMKPVMYTGMQMGGQLTTTTEVDNFPGYADGTDGTAMMEDLKKQAERFGTEVRFGLVTSVELSDKVGGIHKVIVDESKHIEAETIIISTGATAKYLGIESEQRLIGGGVSACATCDGFFYKGQDVVVVGAGDTAAEEATYLSNICRKVTILVRKDFMRASKAMQHRVEKTANIEVLYNTEIDEVLGSNVVEGVRAINNKTKETHDISVTGVFIAIGHTPNSDLFKGILDMDETGYLITKGKSTKTNLPGVFAAGDIQDKEYRQAVTAAGTGCMAALDAERYLGALE; encoded by the coding sequence ATGTCAGATACAATAGAAAAAATAAAATGTTTAATTATAGGTTCTGGTCCTGCGGGTTATACTGCAGCAATTTATGCAGCCAGAGCAGATATGAAGCCTGTAATGTATACAGGAATGCAAATGGGAGGTCAATTAACTACAACAACAGAGGTAGATAATTTTCCGGGTTATGCTGATGGTACAGATGGTACTGCAATGATGGAAGATCTAAAAAAACAAGCAGAACGTTTTGGTACAGAAGTTCGTTTTGGATTGGTAACTAGTGTAGAATTAAGTGATAAAGTTGGTGGAATTCATAAAGTTATTGTTGATGAGTCTAAACATATAGAAGCAGAAACAATAATTATCTCTACAGGAGCAACTGCTAAATACTTAGGAATAGAAAGTGAACAACGTTTAATTGGAGGAGGAGTTTCTGCATGTGCAACTTGTGATGGTTTTTTCTATAAAGGACAAGATGTAGTTGTTGTTGGAGCAGGAGATACTGCTGCAGAAGAAGCTACTTATTTATCAAATATTTGTAGAAAAGTAACAATTTTGGTTCGTAAAGATTTTATGAGAGCATCTAAAGCAATGCAGCATAGGGTTGAAAAAACGGCTAATATAGAAGTTTTATACAATACGGAAATCGATGAGGTTTTAGGTTCTAATGTTGTTGAAGGGGTTAGAGCAATCAATAATAAAACAAAAGAAACACATGATATTTCTGTAACAGGTGTTTTTATTGCGATTGGACATACACCAAATTCAGACTTATTTAAAGGTATTTTAGATATGGATGAAACAGGATATTTAATCACAAAAGGAAAATCAACAAAAACAAACTTACCAGGAGTTTTTGCTGCAGGAGATATTCAAGATAAAGAATACAGACAAGCAGTTACAGCAGCAGGTACAGGTTGTATGGCTGCTTTAGATGCAGAGCGTTATTTAGGAGCTTTAGAATAA
- a CDS encoding glycoside hydrolase domain-containing protein, with amino-acid sequence MKKHKIIVFVSLFLIIQVVEAQAEQHVTSGKRLVELVNVFLGTSGDHGQMSPSASSPFNMMSMGPQTNPHIHTGYEYYAKEFLGFTTTRIEGVGCRGSGGNILIAPFIKDSKKTILLKDKEKAKPGFYSVSFENGISAKMSVKHNFGIQSYRFPKTKSGLKIDLSFAMPDRFVAEENKVDNNVITGWIDTKTTCGKGIYRIYYALEIENMKSLKKIDDHIFIAEREDLNETMQVRLGFSSVNTKYALEKIESISISVLEKETEKAWEELLNTIKVKGEKDREALFYSLLYRGLQAPYLISEKDGTYAAIDGSIQKSNHKMYNGWAIWDNYREQLPMLSLFYSNEYKDISKSIANLYLYGKNDWATQHEPSPTVRTEHASVVLLDAYKKGYQLDLKSIKDSLVAEADKLDYNSPDKALESSYDNWAMSELMKAIGNLPLSKKYKEKALEYKTYWKKDFSDLSKKDVDNMQARGLYQGTILQYRWFVPFDVKELKELVGGEAAFTDQLDSFFDSYSYNHANQPDLQVPGMYNASKQPWKSQKLFRNIMLDTVVQNYFNDNSKGIDPYIGRIYKNKPKAYIRTMDDDSGTMSSWFVMRSLGFSAANVGSPVYYLTAPIFKSVSINFPNKKVLKINVKNYHKDHFYVKSVVFNGEKLDRNWLTHQEIINGGALEIETSSKPNLEWGTKNQWISTVD; translated from the coding sequence ATGAAAAAGCATAAAATTATTGTATTTGTTAGCTTATTTCTTATTATTCAGGTAGTTGAAGCTCAAGCTGAACAACATGTAACTTCAGGTAAAAGATTAGTGGAACTTGTTAACGTCTTTTTAGGTACTTCTGGAGATCACGGACAAATGTCTCCGTCTGCTTCATCTCCATTTAATATGATGAGCATGGGACCGCAAACAAACCCGCACATTCATACTGGTTATGAATATTATGCAAAAGAGTTTTTAGGTTTTACAACTACTAGAATTGAAGGTGTTGGCTGTAGAGGAAGTGGCGGAAATATTTTAATAGCACCTTTTATAAAGGATTCAAAAAAAACAATTCTTTTAAAAGATAAAGAAAAAGCGAAGCCAGGTTTTTATTCGGTTTCCTTTGAGAATGGAATTAGTGCAAAAATGAGTGTAAAACATAATTTTGGTATTCAAAGTTATCGTTTTCCAAAGACCAAGAGTGGCCTTAAAATAGATTTGTCTTTTGCAATGCCAGATAGATTTGTAGCTGAAGAAAACAAGGTAGATAATAATGTTATTACAGGTTGGATTGATACAAAAACTACTTGTGGCAAAGGTATTTATCGAATTTATTATGCCTTAGAAATAGAGAATATGAAGTCTCTAAAAAAGATTGATGACCATATATTTATAGCAGAGAGAGAAGATTTAAATGAAACAATGCAAGTCCGTTTAGGTTTTTCATCTGTAAATACTAAATATGCGTTAGAGAAAATTGAATCAATTTCTATTTCAGTATTAGAAAAAGAAACAGAAAAAGCGTGGGAAGAACTTTTAAATACCATAAAAGTTAAGGGTGAAAAAGATAGAGAAGCTCTTTTTTATTCCCTTTTATATAGAGGTTTACAAGCACCTTATTTAATTTCTGAAAAAGATGGCACGTATGCTGCAATAGACGGATCTATTCAAAAATCAAATCATAAGATGTACAATGGTTGGGCAATTTGGGATAATTATCGAGAGCAATTACCAATGTTGTCTTTGTTTTATTCAAATGAATATAAAGACATCTCCAAATCTATTGCAAACTTGTATTTATACGGTAAAAATGATTGGGCAACCCAACACGAACCTTCACCTACCGTTAGAACCGAGCATGCTTCAGTTGTATTATTAGATGCGTATAAAAAAGGATATCAACTCGATTTAAAAAGCATAAAAGATTCTTTGGTTGCAGAAGCTGATAAACTAGATTATAATTCACCAGATAAGGCGTTAGAATCTTCTTATGATAATTGGGCAATGAGTGAATTAATGAAAGCTATTGGAAATCTTCCTTTAAGTAAAAAGTATAAAGAGAAAGCTTTAGAATATAAAACGTATTGGAAAAAAGACTTTTCAGATCTTTCAAAAAAGGATGTAGATAACATGCAAGCAAGAGGTTTATACCAAGGTACAATTTTACAATATCGTTGGTTTGTTCCTTTTGATGTAAAGGAGTTAAAGGAATTAGTAGGAGGAGAAGCTGCGTTTACAGATCAGTTAGATTCTTTTTTTGATAGCTATAGTTACAACCATGCTAATCAACCAGATTTACAAGTACCAGGCATGTACAATGCATCGAAGCAGCCATGGAAATCTCAAAAATTATTCAGAAATATTATGTTAGACACGGTAGTTCAAAATTATTTTAATGATAACAGCAAAGGTATTGATCCGTATATCGGTAGAATTTACAAAAATAAACCAAAAGCATATATACGTACCATGGATGATGATTCTGGTACCATGTCTTCTTGGTTTGTTATGCGAAGTTTAGGTTTTTCAGCAGCCAATGTAGGTTCACCTGTTTATTATCTTACAGCACCTATTTTTAAGTCTGTCTCAATTAATTTTCCAAATAAGAAAGTTTTAAAGATCAATGTAAAAAATTATCATAAAGATCATTTTTATGTAAAATCTGTAGTCTTTAATGGAGAAAAATTAGATAGGAACTGGCTTACTCATCAAGAAATTATAAATGGTGGAGCATTAGAAATAGAAACATCTTCGAAGCCAAATTTGGAATGGGGAACTAAAAATCAATGGATTTCTACAGTAGATTAA